From the genome of Vicia villosa cultivar HV-30 ecotype Madison, WI linkage group LG2, Vvil1.0, whole genome shotgun sequence, one region includes:
- the LOC131651358 gene encoding uncharacterized protein LOC131651358, with product MADQEQHNMEVRMEIDELKGSITKLTEMMQVLIARDAEPQRTVIAEVSEAVEDPITVQRPPSTWPEFGLPPGYTPPFANTLGVGLSAQQIAPIPVIAEQPPIVHTTVQPPPFVYHVDDSERGDQEHNHEVEKVKEKYNVLEKRLKVVEGNDIFGFDTMNLCLVSDLTMPAKFKVPEFEKYKGHTCPKDHLTMYFRKMAAYANNDKLLVHIFQDSLAGASLKWYMSLKREHIQTWRDLGEAFLKQYKYNMDLAPDRRQLQTMTMRDRETFKVYAQRWRELAAQVEPPLAEKELTGMFMDTLHPVFYEKMIGSVSSSFADLVTIGERVEEGLRNGKIVNATESSNNNQTKRFSGNFQRKKEGETNAVVTSGEGIQNPQPYQVPTYPQAPFMPYYQYPHVAAAQHQQPLFPMPSHQQPWNASPQNASQSAPQNAQQNHNRQQNQNRPQKDPPKEPRRIDPIPMTYTELWPALIHKQLIAPRPTKAPTPPFSKGYNPDAKCAFHSGVVGHSIEDCWVLKEKVQDLIESKMLTFRDVNPNVVTNPLPH from the coding sequence ATGGCTGACCAAGAGCAACACAATATGGAAGTTAGGATGGAAATCGATGAGTTGAAGGGAAGCATCACCAAGCTCACTGAGATGATGCAAGTACTAATAGCTAGGGATGCTGAACCCCAAAGAACTGTCATAGCTGAAGTCTCCGAAGCTGTTGAGGATCCCATTACTGTTCAAAGGCCACCTTCTACATGGCCAGAATTTGGTTTACCACCTGGTTACACTCCCCCATTCGCGAATACTTTGGGAGTAGGACTTTCTGCGCAACAGATTGCACCAATACCAGTCATTGCTGAACAACCTCCGATTGTTCACACTACTGTTCAGCCTCCTCCTTTTGTCTATCATGTTGATGATTCCGAACGTGGTGATCAAGAACACAACCACGAGGTGGAAAAGGTGAAAGAAAAGTACAATGTCCTCGAGAAAAGATTGAAAGTCGTTGAAGGAAATGACATCTTTGGATTTGATACCATGAACCTCTGCTTGGTTTCTGACTTAACTATGCCTGCAAAGTTCAAAGTCCCTGAGTTCGAGAAATACAAGGGGCATACTTGTCCTAAAGATCATCTGACTATGTACTTTCGTAAGATGGCTGCCTATGCCAACAATGACAAATTGCTTGTTCACATATTTCAAGATAGCTTAGCTGGAGCTTCCCTGAAATGGTACATGAGTTTGAAGAGGGAGCATATCCAAACATGGAGAGATTTAGGTGAAGCTTtcctgaaacaatacaagtacaacatgGACTTAGCCCCTGATCGCAGACAACTCCAGACTATGACTATGAGAGATAGGGAAACTTTCAAAGTGTATGCCCAACGCTGGAGAGAGTTAGCTGCTCAAGTCGAACCTCCTCTTGCTGAAAAAGAGCTTACTGGCATGTTCATGGATACCTTGCATCCAGTTTTCTATGAGAAAATGATTGGAAGTGTATCTTCTAGCTTTGCTGACCTAGTCACCATTGGAGAAAGGGTCGAAGAAGGTTTGAGGAATGGCAAGATTGTCAACGCTACTGAATCATCCAACAACAACCAGACAAAGAGATTCTCTGGAAACTTCCAGAGGAAGAAAGAAGGTGAAACTAATGCTGTTGTGACTAGCGGTGAAGGAATTCAAAATCCGCAACCTTATCAAGTTCCAACTTATCCACAAGCGCCCTTCATGCCTTACTATCAGTATCCGCACGTTGCAGCTGCTCAACATCAACAACCATTATTCCCAATGCCATCGCATCAACAACCATGGAACGCCTCTCCTCAGAATGCTTCCCAAAGTGCTCCTCAGAATGCTCAACAAAATCATAATAGGCAGCAGAATCAGAATAGGCCTCAAAAAGATCCACCAAAGGAGCCTCGCCGCATCGACCCTATTCCAATGACTTACACTGAATTGTGGCCTGCGTTAATCCATAAGCAGTTGATAGCTCCCAGGCCAACCAAAGCTCCAACGCCACCATTCTCCAAAGGATATAATCCGGATGCTAAGTGTGCTTTTCATAGTGGAGTAGTTGGTCATTCCATTGAAGACTGCTGGGTTCTGAAGGagaaggttcaagacctgatcgaGAGCAAGATGCTCACCTTTCGAGATGTGAATCCGAATGTGGTCACCAATCCGCTGCCCCATTGA